Genomic segment of Streptomyces sp. NA02950:
CCGGCCGCACGGTGGTGGGTCTGGCGGACACCCGGGACCTGGGCTGGATCCTGCCGTCGGCGGAGAGCTACTACGGGCGCGCGGTGCGGACCGCGTGCCGCCGGGCGGGGATCGAGCCCGATGTGCGCCATGTGGTGACGGACACCGCGGCCACCCTCGCCCTGGTGGAGGCGGGCATCGGGGTGAGCACGGTGACGGATCTGATGCTCAGGCTGCGTGCCTCGCGTTTCGATGTGGTGGAGCTGCGGGAGCGGGTCGAGCGCCACATCGTGGTGGTGTTCCGGTCCTCGGCCGAGCGGCGTCCCACGGTGTCGGCGCTGGTCGAGGTGTTGCGGGCGGTGGCCGCTGACCGGGACGGCGCCCGGCGCTGAGCGCGGGGGCCCGTTCGGCGCGGGCCGGCCCCCGGGACGGTTCCGGCCGCTTCCGCCCGCGCCCGGTACGGTCGGTGCATCAGGACCCCTTGGCCTCAGGGCCGCAAGGTGTCGCGCTGCCACGTCTTTTGCGGGCGGCGGGTCGTGGGCGATGGTTCCGAGCCAGTGGTGACCCACGCCACGACGCCGGGCCGTCGTGCCCGTCGTTGCCTGACAGGGAGCGAACCATGTCCCCCGCCAACACACCGAAGCCGCCGCGGTCCGCGCTGCTGGGAAGCGGACCGCAGGGCATCTTCCGGCGCACACTCCCCTCCGAACAGCCCGCCGGGGAACGCATGGTGCGCACCCTGGGCCTCACCCAGCTGACGATGATCGGCATCGGTGCCATCATCGGGGCCGGGATCTTCAGCCTGGCCGCGGCCGTGGCCCGTGATGTGGCCGGTCCGGCCGTGCTGATCTCGTTCCTGGTGGCGGGGGCGGCGTCGCTGTGCGCGGCGTTCGCCTACGCCGAGTTCGCCGGGATGGTGCCCAAGGCGGGCTCGTCCTACACGTACTGCGCCGCGGTCCTGGGGGAGATCGTGGGCTGGATCGTGGGCTGGGACCTGCTGCTGGAGTACACGGCCATCGTCGCGGTGGTGGCCATCGGGATGTCGGGCTATCTGGGGTTCCTGCTGGACGCGGTCGGTATCCATCTGCCGACCTGGGCCCTGGGCGCGCCCGGCACCGGATCCGGGCACCGGGTCGACCTCCTGGCGATGGTGATCTGTCTGGGGGTGGCCTGGCTGCTGACCCGTGGCACCCGTACCTCGGCCCGGGTGGAGACGGTGCTGACCATCGTGAAGATCGTCATCGTGCTGGTGGTGATCGTGGTCGGGTTCACCAAGGTGGACTCCGGGAATCTGCATCCGTTCGCCCCCTTCGGCCTCGGCGGGGCGTTCACCGGGGCGGCGACGGTGTTCTTCGCGGTGTTCGGCTATGACGCGCTGAGCACGGCGGCGGAGGAGTCGGTGGAGGCCCGCAGCAAGCTGCCGAAGGCGATGATGCTGTCGCTGGGTGTCTCGATGGTGCTGTACGTGCTGGTGTGCGTCGTACTCACCGGGATGCAGCACTACAGCGAGCTGAATCCGAACAGCGGTATCTCCAGCGCCTTCCAGAGCGTCGGGCTGAGCGGACTGGCCAATGTGATCGCGGTCGGCGCGGTCATCGGCATCGTCACGGTGACGTTCTCGTTCATGATGGGCGCCTCCCGGCTGTGGTACGCGCTCAGCCGGGACGGGCTGATGCCCGCGTGGTTCGGCGCCATCCACCCCAAGCGCAAGGTGCCGCACCGCGCCACCTGGCTCATCGGCATCGTGTCCGCCGTGCTGGCGGGGCTGCTGCCCATCAACGCAGTGGCCGAACTGACCAATATCGGGGTGCTGCTGGCCTTCGTGGTGGTGTCCGCGTCCGTGCTGATCCTGCGCTACCGCAAGCCGCACCTCACCCGCTCCTTCCGGTGTCCGGGGATGCCGGTGGTCCCGGTGCTGGGCATCGTGTTCTCGGTCTGGCTGATGTCCTTCCTCCAGTGGGAGACCTGGGTGCGGCTGGGCTGCTGGCTCGTCGTGGGTCTGGTGCTCTACGCCTCGTACGGCTACCGGCGTACCCGTCAGGTGATGCCGGGCGGGTCGGTGGACCTGGACGCGCTGGAGTGGATGTCCGACACGGACGGCGCCGAGGACGGCGCCGAGGACGGCGACAGCACCGCGGCCGCCCCGGTGCGATAGCGCGCGATACGAGGGCGTCGTAGCGGAACGGCCGGGCCGGGCGGCGCGCCGCCCGGCCCGCTCCCCACGGGCCTACGCGGCGCCGCCGGGCCGCAGATACCGCTCGTCTCGGGGCACCGCGCGCCGCAGCGCCTCCAGCACCGTGCCGAGCAGCGGGTTGCTGTTCTCGTCACGGTGCAGGGCCAGCACGGTGCGGTGGGCCGAGCGCCGGGTGAGCCGGGTGGCCTCGATGTGTTCGCTGTCCTTGTGGCCGAGGGCCGGGACGACGGCCACGCCGAGGCCGCCGGACACCAACTCCCGTACCACGTCGTAGTTGTTGCTGCGGAAGACCACATCGGCGTCGAACCCGGCCGCCGCGCACAGCCGGGTCAGCGACAGCGCCCCCGCGGTGCCCTCCCGGCTGGTGATCCAGCGGGCGCGGGCCAGATGGGGGAGGTCCGCGCTCAGCCCGCTGCCGCGGGCGCGCAGCAGCACCAGGTCCTCGCGCAGCAGCGGGTGGGGGGTGAGCCCGCCGGGCCACTGCCGTGGACTGAGCCCGTACTCGTAGACCAGGGCGATGTCCAGGTCGCCCTGGGTCAGCAGGGCGACGAGCTCGTCCGGTTCGCCCTCCTCGAGCTGGATCTGCGCGCGGGGCAGGGCGGCGACCGCGGCCGACAGGGCTGCGGGCACCAGCCGGACACCGGCGGTGGGAAAGGTGCCCAGCCGCAGTCGGCCCACGGCGCCGGTGGCCAGCTCCCGCACCTGGTGGTCCAGGTCGTCCATGGCGGCCAGGACCCGGGCGCTGAGGTCGACCAGCCGGTGGGCGGCGGTGGTGGCGCGGATGCCGTGGGCCTCGCGCTCGAACAGCACCAGGCCGGTCTCCTTCTCCAGCGCGGAGATCTGCTGGGAGATGGCGGACGCGGTGTAGCCGAGGTCGCGGGCGGCGATGGCGAACGATCCGCTGCGGACAACGGCCTTCAGGGTGGTCAGATGCAGAGGCTTGAGCATTCCGGCTCCTGAGGACGCTCCTGATCGACAGGGGACCCGAGCATAGACGCCTTCCGCGCAGCATAAGCATCTCTGGTGCTCGAGCGTCATTTCTGTCGCGCTGCTGGCCCTTGTGGCGGCCGGGACCGGGCGCGGATCGTGGTCGGGACCCGGCCGGACGTCGGGCGGCGGGGGCCCGTCCGGACATCGGTTGGAGCCCGGCCGGACAGCACACGTCCGGTGCGTTTTTTGCGGAGGAGCGAGCACAGTGACGACGTCAGCGCAGGAAACCGGCCGGACTCCCGAGGCGGCGGCGGTGGCCGAAGCCCTGGACCGGGCGGACTGCGGTGAGGTGGCCGGGGACGCCGGACGGCGTGCGCAGTACTCCGCCGACGCCTCCAACTACCGGCGGATACCGCTGGCGGTGGTGTTTCCGCGCGACCGTGACCAGGTGCTGCGCACGCTGGAGACCTGCCGCCGCCTGGGGGTGCCGGTCACCGCGCGGGGCGCGGGCACCAGCACCTCGGGCCAGGCCGTGGGATCCGGTGTGGTGCTCGACTTCTCCCGCCACTTCAACCGGCTGGTCTCCCTCGACCCGGAGGCGCGCACCGCCACCGTGCAGCCGGGGATCGTGCTGGACGAGCTCCAGACGGCGGCCGCCGGGCACGGGCTGCTGTTCGGCGCCGATCCCTCCACCCACAGCCGCTGCACCCTGGGCGGGATGATCGGCAACAACGCGTGCGGATCGCATTCGGTGGCCTGGGGCCGCACCGCCGACAACGTGGTCGAGCTGGAGGTGGTGACGTACCGGGGGACGGTGGTCCGGCTCGGCCCGATGACCCGCGCCGAGATCGACGAGGCGGTCGCCGCGGACGACGACCGCGGGCGGCTGATCGGCGCGCTGGACACCCTGGCCCGGCGCAACCTGGAGCTGCTCCGCGCCGAACTGGGCCGGTTTCCCCGCCAGGTGTCGGGCTACGCGCTGGAACATCTGCTGCCCGAGCGCCGGTTCAACCTCGCGCGGGCGCTGGTCGGCAGCGAGGGCACGCTCGCCGTGGTGCTCTCCGCGACCGTACGGCTCATCGCCCCTCCCCCGGCGCGGGCCCTGGTGGTGCTCGGCTTCCGCGACGCGTGCGCGGCGGCGGACGCGGTGCCCGCCCTGCTGGCGCACCGGCCGCTGGCCCTGGAGGGGCTGGACCACGCGCTGACCGACATCGTCACCCGGCCCGAGACCCGGGCGGCCGTCGACTCCCTGCCGGACGGCTCCTCGGCCTGGCTGTTCGCCGAACTCGGCGGCACCGCGGAGGAGTTGACCGGCCGGGCCGCGGCCCTGAGCGCCGCGGCCCGGAACACCACCGGGTTCACCGGCGCCGAGGTCGTCACCGACCCCGGGCGCGCCCGGCGGCTGTGGCGGATCCGCGAGGACGGTGCGGGGCTGGCGACCCGGCTGCCGGACGGGTCCGAGGCATGGCCCGGATGGGAGGACGCCGCCGTCCCCCCGGAACGGCTCGGCTCGTATCTGCGCGGCTTCACCGGGCTGCTGGACCGGCACGGGTTGCGCGGTGCGGTGTACGGACACTTCGGCGAGGGCTGTCTGCATGTGCGGATCGACTTCGACTTCGGCACCGAGAAGGGCACCGCGGTCTTCCGCGCCTTCGTCACCGACGCCGCCGCGCTGACGGCGGCACACGGGGGTTCGCTCTCGGGTGAGCACGGCGACGGCCAGGCACGTTCGGAACTGCTTCCCCTGATGTACGGGCCCGACGCCATCGCGCTGTTCGAGGAGTTCAAGAACGTCTGGGACCCGGACCACGGGCTCAACCCCGGCATCATCACCCGGCCGCTGCCGGTGGACGGCAATCTGCGGGTCGCCCACCACCGCACCCCGCTGCCGCTGGCCACCGTCTTCCCCTTCCGCGCCGACGGCGGTGACTTCGCCAAGGCCACCCGCCGCTGTGTGGGCGTCGGGAAGTGCCGCTCGGCCGCCCAGCGCGGGGATGTCATGTGTCCGAGCTACCGGGTGACACGGGACGAGAAGGACTCCACCCGTGGCCGGGCGCGGCTGCTGTACGAGATGACCCAGGGCGAGGTCATCACCGACGGCTGGCGGTCCACCGAGGTGCGTGACGCCCTCGATCTGTGTCTGTCCTGCAAGGGGTGCAGCAGCGACTGCCCCGTCGGAGTGGACATGGCGACCTACAAGTCCGAGTTCCTGTACCACCACTAC
This window contains:
- a CDS encoding LysR family transcriptional regulator; translated protein: MLKPLHLTTLKAVVRSGSFAIAARDLGYTASAISQQISALEKETGLVLFEREAHGIRATTAAHRLVDLSARVLAAMDDLDHQVRELATGAVGRLRLGTFPTAGVRLVPAALSAAVAALPRAQIQLEEGEPDELVALLTQGDLDIALVYEYGLSPRQWPGGLTPHPLLREDLVLLRARGSGLSADLPHLARARWITSREGTAGALSLTRLCAAAGFDADVVFRSNNYDVVRELVSGGLGVAVVPALGHKDSEHIEATRLTRRSAHRTVLALHRDENSNPLLGTVLEALRRAVPRDERYLRPGGAA
- a CDS encoding FAD-binding and (Fe-S)-binding domain-containing protein, which produces MTTSAQETGRTPEAAAVAEALDRADCGEVAGDAGRRAQYSADASNYRRIPLAVVFPRDRDQVLRTLETCRRLGVPVTARGAGTSTSGQAVGSGVVLDFSRHFNRLVSLDPEARTATVQPGIVLDELQTAAAGHGLLFGADPSTHSRCTLGGMIGNNACGSHSVAWGRTADNVVELEVVTYRGTVVRLGPMTRAEIDEAVAADDDRGRLIGALDTLARRNLELLRAELGRFPRQVSGYALEHLLPERRFNLARALVGSEGTLAVVLSATVRLIAPPPARALVVLGFRDACAAADAVPALLAHRPLALEGLDHALTDIVTRPETRAAVDSLPDGSSAWLFAELGGTAEELTGRAAALSAAARNTTGFTGAEVVTDPGRARRLWRIREDGAGLATRLPDGSEAWPGWEDAAVPPERLGSYLRGFTGLLDRHGLRGAVYGHFGEGCLHVRIDFDFGTEKGTAVFRAFVTDAAALTAAHGGSLSGEHGDGQARSELLPLMYGPDAIALFEEFKNVWDPDHGLNPGIITRPLPVDGNLRVAHHRTPLPLATVFPFRADGGDFAKATRRCVGVGKCRSAAQRGDVMCPSYRVTRDEKDSTRGRARLLYEMTQGEVITDGWRSTEVRDALDLCLSCKGCSSDCPVGVDMATYKSEFLYHHYRGRLRPASHYSMGWLPLLSRVAARMPRMVNALTASRLAPLLKRLGGIAPQREIPRFADRTFLDWFRHRTPGGDGRRGPVVLWVDSFNNHFSPEVLRAGVAVLESAGYRVRVPEGTQCCGLTWITTGQLGVARRIAGRTAGALGPAARAGVPVVGLEPSCTTALRGDLPELLDGDPDAAAVARATVTLAELLVEDAADWRPPTVAAHAISQTHCHQHATSGFGADSAMLRRMGVDHTALDSGCCGLAGNFGFEHGHYEVSVAAGEQVLLPAVRAASPDTVVLADGFSCRTQIGQHTDRRGVHLAQLIATALPSPRTADATADTTATTGTTDGSRTTDTTDSSRTSDGQEDTRD
- a CDS encoding amino acid permease, encoding MSPANTPKPPRSALLGSGPQGIFRRTLPSEQPAGERMVRTLGLTQLTMIGIGAIIGAGIFSLAAAVARDVAGPAVLISFLVAGAASLCAAFAYAEFAGMVPKAGSSYTYCAAVLGEIVGWIVGWDLLLEYTAIVAVVAIGMSGYLGFLLDAVGIHLPTWALGAPGTGSGHRVDLLAMVICLGVAWLLTRGTRTSARVETVLTIVKIVIVLVVIVVGFTKVDSGNLHPFAPFGLGGAFTGAATVFFAVFGYDALSTAAEESVEARSKLPKAMMLSLGVSMVLYVLVCVVLTGMQHYSELNPNSGISSAFQSVGLSGLANVIAVGAVIGIVTVTFSFMMGASRLWYALSRDGLMPAWFGAIHPKRKVPHRATWLIGIVSAVLAGLLPINAVAELTNIGVLLAFVVVSASVLILRYRKPHLTRSFRCPGMPVVPVLGIVFSVWLMSFLQWETWVRLGCWLVVGLVLYASYGYRRTRQVMPGGSVDLDALEWMSDTDGAEDGAEDGDSTAAAPVR